The Brassica napus cultivar Da-Ae chromosome C7, Da-Ae, whole genome shotgun sequence genome has a segment encoding these proteins:
- the LOC125590491 gene encoding uncharacterized protein LOC125590491: MENLPQDGEAQGGNGPRADPFRPQLQPQHPQRQARAIGAYDQPHIHENNKYHGLAAEDPFDHLYKFDQYCGLSKTNGVSEDAFKLKLFPFSLGDKCRNRLDTASNGFFLGRTEEEAEELVENMAKSDSVYSEEHDRVNRNDDQQTKKEIKSLQEKMDLLLSNQAKQEQVNFVGDPIQEIPPKINEVDGLEGQEELCFINNNGGYQQRQNTQQGSYQPRQNTPPGFNNNNNQSTQAQGSSSQTPASDTSVDAMFKKLLDFQAKNEKTMGYEFTKIHSKIGGSYNELNNKIRHLENQFASMNSQPSRQQGALPEKPEQNPKETMKAITLRSGKQLPPRTLIRDNDKQDGEVVINVDDDVVIMDEKTNEEILEKIVEAKGKGKIGEEKKGENKNEVATSSKGALFNPPPYEPKLPFPGRFKRQLLEQYKALFEKQMSEVQITMPIIDAFMLVPQYSKFLKDAVTKKKKEMEGMVVLTHECSAIIQRLTIPKKLEDPGSFTLPCAIGQFAFERCLSDLGASVSLMLLSIAKRPGFTQYKKCRLSLVLADRSVKIPIGILEDLPVMVGNCEIPTDFLVLEMDEEPTDSLILGRPFLATAGAVVNVKEGKIDLHLGKGNILHFDIKEVMKKPITQGQAFYIEEMEVLADELLEELALEDSLQHALTIEREVQMVENKESDAYVKMLDSHTEIDDKE; the protein is encoded by the exons ATGGAGAATCTGCCTCAAGATGGTGAAGCCCAAGGAGGCAATGGTCCAAGAGCTGATCCTTTTAGACCACAGCTCCAGCCACAACATCCACAGCGCCAAGCTCGTGCCATTGGAGCGTATGATCAACCTCATATTCATG agaacaacaagtatcatggtcttGCTGCTGAAGACCCTTTTGATCACTTGTACAAGTTCGATCAGTACTGTGGCTTGTCCAAGACAaatggtgtttctgaagatgcttTCAAGCTGAAGCTAtttcctttctctttgggagacaag TGCAGAAACAGGCTTGATACTGccagcaatggtttcttcttggggagaactgaagaagaagcagaggaaCTGGTGGAGAACATGGCTAAGAGCGACTCAGTCTACAGCGAGGAGCATGATAGGGTCAACAGAAATGATGATCAACAGACAAAGAAAGAGATCAAGTCCTTGCAGGAGAAGATGGACTTGCTTCTTTCTAACCAAGCTAAACAAGAGCAGGTCAATTTTGTGGGTGATCCTATTCAAGAGATTCCTCCCAAGATTAATGAGGTTGATGGTTTGGAAGGACAAGAAGAGctgtgcttcatcaacaacaatg GAGGATACCAGCAGAGGCAAAACACTCAGCAAGGGAGCTATCAGCCTAGGCAAAACACccctcctggtttcaacaataacaacaatcaGTCTACTCAAGCTCAAGGAAGTTCTTCACAAACTCCAGCTTCAGATACAAGTGTGGAtgcaatgttcaagaaacttTTGGATTTTCAGGCCAAGAATGAGAAGACAATGGGTTATGAGTTCACGAAAATTCACTCCAAGATTGGTGGAagttacaatgagctcaacaacaagatcCGCCATttggagaatcagtttgcttcaaTGAACTCTCAGCCAAGTCGCCAACAAGGGGCATTACCTGAAAAGCCAGAGCAAAATCCCAAGGAGACAATGAAAGccatcacccttaggagtggaaaACAGCTACCACCAAGAACTCTCATTAGGGATAATGATAAGCAAGATGGGGAGGTGGTCATCAATGTGGATGATGATGTGGTTATTATGGATGAGAAGACCAATGaagagatcttggagaaaatAGTTGAAGCAAAAGGAAAGGGTAAAATTGGAGAAGAAAAGAAGGGGGAGAACAAGAATGAAGTTGCTACTTCATCAAAAGGAGCTCTATTCaatcctcctccctatgaaccaaAACTTCCTTTTCCCGGTAGATTCAAGAGACAGCTTTTGGAGCAATACAAGGctttatttgagaagcaaatgagtgaagttcagatTACTATGCCCATAATTGATGCCTTCATGCTAGTgcctcaatacagcaagttcctcAAGGATGCTgtaactaagaagaagaaggagatggaaggcatggTGGTTCTTACTCATGAGTGTAGTGCTATTATCCAAAGGTTAACCATCCCTAAGAAGCTTGAAGATCCAGGAAGCTTTACTTTACCTTGTGCCATTGGGCAATTTGCTTTTGAGAGGTGTCTATCCGATTTGGGAGCAAGTGTGAGCCTTATGCTTCTCTCCATTGCTAAAAGGCCTGGCTTTACAcaatacaagaagtgtagactctctcttgTGCTAGCTGATCGCTCAGTGAAGATTCCCATTGGTATCCTAGAAGATCTCCCTGTTATGGTTGGAAATTGTGAGATTCCTACAGATTTTTTGGTGTTGGAGATGGATGAAGAACCAACAGATTCTTTGATATTGGGGAGACCTTTCTTGGCTACAGCGGGAGCAGTTGTGAATGTTAAGGAAGGGAAGATTGATCTTCACCTTGGAAAGGGAAAcattcttcactttgacatcaaggaggtgaTGAAGAAGCCTATTACTCAAGGCCAAGCATTCTACATTGAGGAGATGGAGGTTTTAGCAGATGAACTTCTAGAGGAGTTGGCACTTGAAGACTCTCTACAACATGCTTTAACAATTGAGAGAGAGGTCCAAATGGTTGAGAACAAGGAAAGTGATGCTTATGTGAAGATGTTGGACTCTCACACTGAGATTGATGATAAAGAATAG
- the LOC106395849 gene encoding indole-3-acetic acid-amido synthetase GH3.17-like, which produces MIPSYDPNDTEAGLKLLEDLTSNAEAIQEQVLHEILSQNSGTQYLRAFLDGESDKNQQSFKNKVPVVNYDDIKPFIQRIADGESSDIVSVQPITELLTSSGTSAGKPKLMPSTAKELDRKTFFYSMLVPVMNKYVNGLGEGKGMYLLFIKPEIKTPSGLMARPVLTSYYKSQHFRNRPFNKYNIYTSPDQTILCQDSKQSMYCQLLCGLVQRSHVLRVGAVFASAFLRAVKFLEDHYKELCADIRTGTITSWITDSACRDSVLLILEGPNQELADEIESECAEKSWEGILRRLWPKAKYVEVIVTGSMAQYIPTLEFYSGGLPLVSTMYASSECYFGINLNPLCDPSDVSYTLLPNMAYFEFLPVDDKSHEEIHFASQSNAEDDDSIKEDLIVDLVNVEVGRYYEIVITTFTGLYRYRVGDILKVTGFYNKAPQFRFVERRNVVLSIDTDKTSEEDLLNAVTQAKLNHLQQPSSLLLTEYTSYADTSSIPGHYVLFWELKPRYNNDPPKLDDKTMEKCCSEVEDRLDYVYRRCRNKDKSIGPLEIRVVSLGTFDLLMDFCVSQGSSVNQYKTPRCVKSGGALEILDSRVIGRFFSQRVPQWEPLGLDS; this is translated from the exons ATGATACCCAGTTACGACCCAAATGATACAGAGGCTGGTCTCAAGCTTCTCGAGGATCTAACCTCAAATGCAGAAGCCATTCAAGAACAAGTTCTCCACGAAATACTCTCTCAAAATTCTGGAACTCAATATCTCCGAGCATTTCTTGATGGAGAATCCGACAAGAATCAACAAAGTTTCAAGAACAAAGTCCCTGTGGTAAATTACGACGATATAAAGCCTTTCATTCAACGAATCGCCGATGGAGAATCCTCTGATATCGTCTCCGTTCAACCCATCACAGAGCTCCTCACtag CTCGGGGACTTCTGCAGGAAAGCCGAAGTTGATGCCTTCTACAGCTAAAGAATTGGACAGGAAAACATTTTTCTACAGCATGCTTGTGCCTGTCATGAACAA ATATGTGAATGGGCTAGGTGAAGGAAAAGGGATGTATCTTCTTTTCATAAAACCTGAGATCAAGACTCCTTCAGGTCTAATGGCACGTCCTGTGTTGACTAGTTACTACAAAAGTCAGCATTTCAGGAACAGACCATTCAATAAGTACAACATCTACACAAGCCCTGACCAGACAATTCTCTGTCAAGACAGCAAACAGAGCATGTACTGTCAGCTTCTCTGTGGTTTAGTCCAACGATCTCATGTCCTAAGAGTTGGAGCTGTCTTTGCCTCTGCCTTTCTTCGAGCGGTCAAGTTTTTGGAAGATCATTACAAGGAGCTTTGCGCAGACATTAGAACCGGTACTATCACCAGCTGGATCACTGACTCAGCCTGCAGAGACTCGGTTTTATTGATTCTTGAAGGACCAAATCAAGAACTGGCTGATGAAATTGAGTCTGAGTGTGCTGAGAAGTCATGGGAAGGGATTTTAAGGAGGCTATGGCCTAAGGCTAAGTATGTTGAGGTGATTGTGACAGGTTCGATGGCTCAATACATTCCAACACTAGAGTTTTATAGCGGTGGTTTACCTTTGGTTTCAACCATGTATGCTTCCTCTGAGTGTTACTTTGGTATCAACCTTAATCCGCTTTGTGATCCTTCGGATGTTTCGTATACGCTTCTTCCTAACATGGCATACTTCGAGTTCTTGCCTGTTGATGACAAATCTCATGAAGAGATTCACTTTGCTTCGCAGTCTAACGCCGAAGATGATGATTCTATCAAGGAAGATCTTATTGTCGACCTTGTTAATGTGGAAGTTGGTCGATACTACGAAATTGTCATTACTACGTTCACAG GTTTATACAGATACAGAGTGGGTGATATTCTAAAAGTGACCGGTTTCTACAACAAAGCGCCTCAATTTCGTTTCGTGGAACGAAGAAACGTTGTATTAAGCATAGATACCGACAAAACAAGCGAGGAAGATCTATTAAACGCGGTGACACAAGCTAAACTTAACCATCTCCAACAACCTTCAAGCCTCTTGCTCACGGAGTACACTAGCTATGCGGACACGTCATCGATCCCGGGGCATTACGTGCTCTTCTGGGAGCTAAAGCCACGTTACAACAACGACCCACCAAAGCTAGACGACAAGACAATGGAGAAATGCTGTTCTGAGGTTGAGGATCGTTTGGATTACGTGTACAGGAGATGCAGGAACAAAGATAAATCTATTGGGCCATTGGAGATAAGAGTTGTGAGTTTGGGGACTTTTGATTTGCTGATGGATTTTTGTGTCTCGCAAGGATCTTCGGTGAATCAGTACAAGACTCCAAGATGTGTTAAATCTGGAGGAGCTCTTGAGATTCTTGATTCCAGAGTTATTGGGAGGTTCTTCAGTCAGAGAGTTCCTCAATGGGAACCACTTGGTTTAGATTcttag